The Oncorhynchus gorbuscha isolate QuinsamMale2020 ecotype Even-year linkage group LG08, OgorEven_v1.0, whole genome shotgun sequence DNA window AACTATATTGCAATTGTTATTTGGCTCATGAGGCAAAAATGAAAAGTTGTCCTTATTTACAGATATTATAATACTGTTTCTTTGAAACTGTCCCTGAACAGTTCACATACAGTATCTCCATAAGGTTCAGTATCTGCTGGGAatttcacacagagacacacagagaggcaatATCATACCAGCAGCAGAAGATCTCCTTGAAGGTCTTCCTCATCTCCTGGCTCCTGAAGGCGTAGATTAGCGGGTCGatgacagagttacacatgatgAGAATGAGGTACATGTTGAAGTGAGACATGAAGCACATACAGTAGGGGTTCCTGGGGCAGGAGATCATTAGGATGAGATGGAGGAAGAAGGGTGCCCAGCACACTATGAACACCCCCAGGAGGATGGTGAGGGTGATGGCCCCCTTCATGTTGGCTGCCTGCCAGATGGGGCCGTTGCCCGGCAGAGCGGCGATCCTCTTCATGTGCAGACGCGCCAGCATGAACATGTGGACGTACAGCGAGGCCATGAGCACCAGCATGCTGAAGAACATGATGATGAGGCAGATGAGGACAGTAGTGCTCTCCGAGTAGACGATGAAGAGGACGCCCGACACGGTGCAGAAGGTCCAGATGCTGGTGATGATGGCGGCAGCCCGGCGCACGGTCATAATGTTGTGGTAGCGTAGTGCATAGAAGATAGTCACGTAACGGTCAACAGCGATGGCCAGCAGGCTCCAGATAGACGCCAGCAGGGAACTACAGATCATGGAGTCAAACACGTTGTCCATGCTCTTGATCATGCCAGCGCCGATCCCCAAGTTGCCATCAGTGATCATCGCCATCACAATGGTCTCAGTGGCGTTGGAGACGCTGACCAGCATGTCAGCCACGGCCAGGGAACAGATGAAGAAGTACATGGGAGAGTGAAGATTCTTGTTCTTGATGATGGCGGCAATAACCAGGATGTTCTCCAGCAGGCTGACGATGCCCAGCGTGAGGAAGACCTCAGTGGAGATGAGCAGCTGCTCGTAACACCCAGGCAAACCACGGAATCTCTCCGCCATAGCCTGGGGCTGCTGATTGCTGAAAGGTTGAGCTCCAGAGCTGTGGTTCCGTAGGTGGAATGATCCATGGTGATGCTGGTGCGTGGCATTCATTGTTTTTGTAGGGTCTCGTCAGTCAGCACTCTTCAGTACACTTCATTCTTCATTATTCCCTTAATATGTCCAAAGAGTTTCTGTGCCTAACGAGGAGCTGCTACCTTAAACCGCTTCAGCTTCGAGTGCCAGGCAGACGCTGGGCAGTGAAGTATATAGTCTGAGACATTGGGAGGCAGTCCGATCCGTGACCGCAGGTGGCCGTTTGCCTCTAGCTCAGACTCCACTGGTAGGAAAGCCTCATCATCCTCTGGACTCACGCTGCCATCTATTTACCACAGCTTCTGCCAGAGAGGTatctgagaaagagaggagaagagagcatggtagagaaagagagagagagggataagtgagagcgagagaatggagagagaaggagaaagggagagagagagagagagagagagagagagagagagagagagagggaggcagagagtttgagagatacatggaaagaatgtgtgtgtctgagtgagtgagtgagtgagtgagtgagtgagtgagtgagtgagtgagtgagtgagtgagtgagtgagtgagtgagtgagtgagtgagtgagtgagtgagtgagtgagtgagtggctaAGTCCAGAGAGTTTGAGACACTAACTGAAAGAATAGGTATTAAAGCACACACAGACAGCCTGATCTTCACTTAGCAGAATCATTCTCACTTTTCCTTCAGACACCCCTCAGCAATCTCATCCCTAACTCTTCCCTGTCTCTCAGCCAATGAGGGGATGTTTACAAGGGTGGGCATCATATCTGGAGGATGTTCTTGGTCTGACATGGAGATAGGTATGACTAGCCCTGCCCTGCTGCCCCTCACCTCACAGCACATACAGGTTGTCCTTATAGAATATGTCAAATTAATCAATCTAATTTATGGTTTTATCAATGCCAGCGATGTGAGTGTTGATTTTAAGGTGTTTTAAAAAGGCCTTCACAGTGGTGATTTAAATGTATCAATAACATTTAGGAACTGTATTCTAACTGCCACTATGTTTCAAGCAATCAGCTTTACTGGAAATGCTCTTGTAACCTACTCATTAATCCCCAGTTGCTGAATATATCACATTGTCATGCAGCCTCCTCATCTGTCCTACTCATTAATCTCCAGTTCCTGAATATATCACATTGTCATGCAGCCTCCTCATCTGTCCTAAAATTAATCCCACCTCTGACTCAGTCAGTGCCTTCCAGCGCTTTGGGCTGGCTCTCTGGCCTATCGATTACTCCCCTTGATGTGTGACACATACACAGGCatggacacacgcacacatgcatacGCACAGCTGTGGCAAAAGTTAGGAGATAAAGTATCTAATCAATGGAAGATGGAATTAAAACTACAGAATTAAGTTAAAGGAGAAGAATAGGCTACAACGACCAAGACGTTGgttgctgtctctctgtccctgctcccCGTGTTACTCGCTCACAGCATGGCCCCTCCCCGCCTGCTAGAGCCgcaccactctctccatctcgcgCTTTATCAGCTCTGGTTAAAAAGTAGCTTAAAAAGTActtttctgctgcttccctcactcgGATCGGACCAGGTCTGGATCCAACCAGGTCTATACGGAACGGCTCTAGTTGTCCTCCGTCCGTTTGGAACGGGTCTCTACATTTATTTATGCATATCGGGTCTGGGTGGGAAAGCCCCTGGTCCATTTTGCAAAGGGACCAACCTTTAAACCTGTGAAGATCTCTAGAAGGAAGGTCACTTGCTAACAAGGCTCAATTAGCTTATGTTCACATTTTCAACAGTAGGCATCTATAGAGATCAAATGACTGAGCAAATAATTGAATACGCAAGTGGTCATGTGATCAGGGATATACGAATATATAAGGCAGACTGATCTAGTGGGTTAGATGATTATTGAGTCATTGCTACAGGCTATTCTTGACATCAAAGCATTGTCTGGAACGTGAATTGAAAAACTGAGCCGAGCCACAAACACTTTGGCTAATAATGTGTGTTCTTTCCAGCTTTTTGAATGAATCTGCCACTGTTTCACACTGGCATTGTTTTGAATGATTAGCCAGTAGTATGTATAGACAGAGATGGCCAAAGTCCATCGTCAGTCCCCTGTGGTACAGCCCCACTATTGGAGGATAGATCCGCACCAAATGTCAGTGAGCCAATCAATGAGTCAGCTTGAAAGCTACTGTCTGTTATATGAGCCAATGAAGCTGCAGGTATTCCAAAAGCGTGTCAGAGAACTGGTATGAGCCAACTATTTGATTTGTACTAATTGACAGAACAGGTGTCATCTTTTCtagttgaaaaaatatatactttatatatacatatataagtttggacacacctactcattcaagggtttttctttatgttttactattttctacactgtagaataatagtggagacatcaaaactatgaaaaaacacatatggaatcatgtagtaaccaaaatatattctagattcttcaaagtagccaccctttgccttgatgacagctttgcacactcttgacattctctcaaccagctacacctggaatgcttttccaacagtcttgaaggatttcccacatatgctgaccacttgttggctgctttttcttccctctccggtccaactcatcccaaaccatctcaattgggttgagttcgggtgattgtagaggccaggtcatctgatgcagcactccatcaatctccttcttggtcaaatagcccttacacagcctggaggtgtgttgggtcattgtcctgaacCCCAATGTTCCCGGCTCTATTTGGATGATAAATAGAGCCGTAAAGACGTAAAGCCGCATTTTTGGATGAACCGATATTCATTTGACAGTCTAGTGGGAGGGTTACAGCCAGAAGAAGGGGACAATGGATGGGGCAAGATCTTGGAGatactagtgtttgtctactggcTGGCCAATGCCACATCATACCACATCGTTTCTGATGTCTTTGGAATGTGTTCATTACCATATATGAATTGCTGCGatgtcatgcagactgacatttTTGTGTTTATATCTTTTCATAACAGCAATAACAAGTTTGATGTCGGACAACAATAGAATATTCATGATTTAAAGCAAGTAAGATGAAAGGGGACGTTTTATACTGAAGCACTGATGGGAGTTTAAAACTTAATACTGCATTGATGATTACCTCAGCTGGCAAAAATAAAAGTACAGGCTTGTTCCCGGCAATATCTCGCAGATAAAAAGGTGGTAAAAAAGAAGACTGCATGCTACTGTAAAGATGGCTGGTTTTCATCTTGGTATGAATGGGATAAGACAGTATGTCACACTTGAAATTCAGGAAGCTCAAGGTTAGATTACATATAATATTCTTTAAATCCTGCATTCAGTGTTTGCTGACAGCTTTGTAAAATCTTTCGATCCCATTCGAGGTATTCTGATGTCACCTCAAATTATCATGAATGTATGGAAATGGGAAAAGAGAAGAGTCACATTCAACGAGGCCTAAACACTGCTAGACACAAAAGTATAGTATTTTTTTAACCATAAATCATAATTACTCTGTCTTATGTCAATTGTTGTAGAGGTCAGGGTGGTTTGCAGAATTACCTAACTGTAACAGTATGTACTAGGCGTCATCCAAGGCCACCTTAAGTGGGTTTCTAATAGAGAGGTTGGCTTCACATACATAAAGCATCACTCAGTATCACTCACCAACAAATGTACGTATTTTGAAAAAAGTGTTTATTTTTCAGAGATGGCTTCAGTTAAAGCAAAAAAGTATATATTTCTGTAAATGTCTCTTCTTGATTTCACCTTAAAATCCTACAACTTGCAACTCAAATACAATTGGAAATTACAGAGCCCTACCAAGCTGCTGAGAAGTCAAGAGGGTCATACCAGCAATTCCATGTTAGAAGGGTAATTTGGATAGCATTTGTACTCATCTCAATAATgcataaattactataaatatgCTTTAATCGATTTTATAGGAGGGTAAGCATTGTTAAATGAGGGCAGATTTGAAATTAGAACAAATAATGGTAATTTGGTGTGTCCTAACATGAATATTCATGTATAGTACAATGTCCCCCAAAACAGTTCTCTTAAATTTGAAATCATCAAGTTTTTTTCACCATATTTCACACATATTCTGACTAACTTTCGAGATATATTCAGACCACATTTTTGAATTGCTATTATAGGAATTATTTTTTAATTCAGTCATGAAATGCTGTCTATCCAATTTGTTGCATAATACTGTGTTGTCAACCACTCAATCATATTTTTCACCAAAAAGATTTTAATGACAGTTAGTACCTTATATTGACTGATCAACCACCTGGTTCAGCACATCCAGAATTCATACTTTTTGGTCTTTTAACAAATGTTTAACTATTTATTTACACATTCCTACTCTTCAAGGTCTCTACTAACAGGAATGGTGCAATATTTACCCCTCACCAACTGAATTCCTATTTTTTATCCCATATCTTTGGTGACTGATTTTGAGTTTTCATACAGCCCTCTGAGCGGGCAAAGTTAGATTGCCACAACACTCAATCCAAAAGGTACACATGATGTAAATTGATGCAGGAGGGCTGGTGAGTTGAACAATCAAGTTCAGGTGATAATTTTTATTCATATCCACTGTCAAAACATGCTCTACCAGCCGGATTAGAAAACAGTTAAAGGGTTAACACAGAAACCCTCCATCGTTCCAGTCAGTTGCCATGGCTGCAGGGTGATGTGGGCACTTTCCAAGAATCTGCTCAACCATCCACAGGATGATCATTTCAGGGGACTCATATAATCCATCAGCAGCACCCATCCATTCATGTACACAGAAATATCCCTATTTTTAGAATCCTTAGTATCCTTCTGTTTTTCCTCTGATATTTGACTAATTCATGCTTTGTCAGTGACTCTCTGCTTTGTTTTGATACAAGGGTGGAGTTAGTTTCTGTGTTCTGGGCTGGGAAAAGCTGGTGAAAGAAAGGCACTGTCCTTTCTCTTTTGTGTGCTCATGAACAAGGCCAACTTCAATCCCTATTTCAGAAGTTCAGCACTAAAGCCCAATTGGAATTTATTCGCAATGTTCAAGTG harbors:
- the mc4r gene encoding melanocortin receptor 4 produces the protein MNATHQHHHGSFHLRNHSSGAQPFSNQQPQAMAERFRGLPGCYEQLLISTEVFLTLGIVSLLENILVIAAIIKNKNLHSPMYFFICSLAVADMLVSVSNATETIVMAMITDGNLGIGAGMIKSMDNVFDSMICSSLLASIWSLLAIAVDRYVTIFYALRYHNIMTVRRAAAIITSIWTFCTVSGVLFIVYSESTTVLICLIIMFFSMLVLMASLYVHMFMLARLHMKRIAALPGNGPIWQAANMKGAITLTILLGVFIVCWAPFFLHLILMISCPRNPYCMCFMSHFNMYLILIMCNSVIDPLIYAFRSQEMRKTFKEIFCCWYDIASLCVSV